In one window of Ignavibacteria bacterium DNA:
- a CDS encoding (2Fe-2S) ferredoxin domain-containing protein — translation MAKLKIEDLDKIAEDVKRKMNIREGAGRVKITVHMGTCGIAAGARNVMNTFLNLIAQNDVKDVIVTTSGCAGLCSREPMATLELLGQAPVKYADLNEERAKKIFEEHVMKGKFVEECVLSVGSERIQ, via the coding sequence ATGGCAAAATTAAAAATCGAAGACCTTGATAAAATTGCCGAAGATGTCAAACGGAAAATGAATATCCGTGAAGGTGCTGGGCGAGTTAAAATAACAGTCCACATGGGAACTTGTGGAATAGCTGCGGGTGCTCGAAATGTTATGAACACATTTCTAAACCTCATTGCACAGAATGATGTAAAGGATGTGATTGTTACAACTTCAGGTTGTGCGGGACTTTGTAGCCGCGAGCCGATGGCTACTCTTGAGCTTCTCGGACAAGCTCCCGTTAAGTATGCGGATCTTAATGAAGAGCGGGCAAAAAAAATATTTGAAGAACATGTGATGAAAGGAAAATTTGTAGAGGAATGTGTGTTATCGGTTGGCAGTGAAAGAATTCAATAA